A single genomic interval of Daucus carota subsp. sativus chromosome 1, DH1 v3.0, whole genome shotgun sequence harbors:
- the LOC135150727 gene encoding ATP synthase subunit a-like, producing MPRCLCNKQQTAGANTGNVIHNNICLFNCCNPNVQEYVETFHDPAARRTQEVVSNIPDSPQYVESFHNTLEQPLTIPSPLEQFDIIPLIPMNIGHLYFSFTNPSLFMLLTLSLVLLLVHFVTKNGGGNSVPNAWQSLVELIYDFVPNPVNEQIGGLSGNVKQKFSPRISVTFTFSFFRNPQGMIPYSFTVTSHFLITLGLSFSIFIGITLVGFQRNGLHFLSFSLPAGVPLPLAPFLVLLELIPHCFRALSSGIRLFANMMAGHSSVKILSGFAWTMLCMNDLFYFIGDLGPLFIVLALTGPELGVAISQAHVSTISICIYLNDATNLHQSEVVIYN from the coding sequence ATGCCAAGGTGTCTGTGTAATAAACAACAAACTGCGGGTGCTAATACTGGGAATGTGATACACAACAACATTTGTTTGTTCAACTGTTGTAACCCTAATGTGCAGGAGTACGTTGAGACGTTCCATGATCCAGCAGCGCGACGCACGCAGGAAGTGGTCTCTAACATTCCCGACTCACCCCAGTATGTAGAGTCCTTCCACAACACTCTTGAGCAGCCCCTCACCATCCCCAGCCCACTTGAGCAATTTGACATTATCCCATTGATTCCTATGAATATAGGACACTTGTATTTCTCATTCACAAATCCCTCTTTGTTTATGCTACTCACTCTCAGTTTGGTCCTACTTTTGGTTCATTTTGTTACTAAAAACGGAGGAGGAAACTCAGTACCAAATGCTTGGCAATCCTTGGTAGAGCTTATTTATGATTTCGTGCCGAACCCGGTAAACGAACAAATAGGTGGTCTTTCCGGAAATGTTAAACAAAAGTTTTCCCCTCGCATCTCGGTCACTTTTACTTTTTCGTTCTTTCGTAATCCACAGGGTATGATACCTTATAGCTTCACAGTTACAAGTCATTTTCTCATTACTTTGGGCCTCTCATTTTCCATTTTTATTGGCATTACTCTCGTGGGATTTCAAAGAAATGGGCTTCATTTTTTAAGCTTTTCATTACCCGCAGGAGTCCCACTGCCGTTAGCACCTTTTTTAGTACTCCTTGAGCTAATCCCTCATTGTTTTCGCGCATTAAGCTCAGGAATACGTTTATTTGCTAATATGATGGCCGGTCATAGTTCAGTAAAGATTTTAAGTGGGTTCGCTTGGACTATGCTATGTATGAATGATCTTTTCTATTTCATAGGAGATCTGGGTCCTTTATTTATAGTTCTTGCATTAACCGGTCCGGAATTAGGTGTAGCTATATCACAAGCTCATGTTTCTACAATCTCAATCTGTATTTACTTGAATGATGCTACAAATCTCCATCAAAGTGAAGTGGTTATTTATAATTGA